TATGCTTGAGCTTGGCAACTTTGAAGCGCTTCATGATGAAGGTATTTTCCCAACAGCAAACGAAGTACTTGCATGGGCAAAGGAAATAATGGATGCCAAAACTACAGCATTGATTTCAATTACAGTTCCTGGACACTTAACTGTCAGAGAGCAAGTTGAATTAGCTTGCCAGCTTGAAGAGCTTGGAGTGGATATGATTCAAACTGAAGGGGCTTCTTTGGTTGAAACCTCGTCAGTTGGTGCATTAGGACAGATTGAAAAAGCTAGGCTAAGTCTTGCTAACACTCTTGAGATTTCGAAGATAGTTACCAATACATTTATTCTTACAGCTTCAGGTATCAGCCCTGACACTGCCAAGCTTGCGATTGCCTCTGGTGCTCATGGTATTGGTGTTGGCAAATACGTTAATAAATTAGAGTCTGAGCTTGAAATGCTTGCTGCAATTTCAGCTCTCAAACTTGCACTGAGTACTGAGACGGCTTCACTAGCTCAATGCTAAAAAAACTTGATAAATATATACTGACTGAGCTTTGGTTGCCATTTATGAGTGGTGCAGGAATAATCACGGGTGTTTGGCTTGGGATTGATAAATTTAAAGAGGTTTTTAAACTACTAGCAAAATCAGGTGCGAGCTTTAGTACCGGAATAGTTGTATTGGGTTTAGAAATTCCACAAATACTTTCAACTACAATTCCAATTGGCATCTTACTTGCTACATTTCTTGCCTTTCAAAAGCTCTCTGGACAATCTGAAGTGATTGCTATTCGTGCTGCTGGAGCGAGTTTTACGCGCTTGATGCGACCGGTGCTTTATTCAGGTTTGATTTGTGTGGTGGTTACTTTTTTGTTGTCTGAATTTATCGTGCCAATCACCTCCCCCTTTGCGCAGAAGATTTATACTTTGGCTTTATATAAAGATCCGATTTCAACCCAAATCGTTAATGGCTTTAGTTATTTTGAAAAAGACTCGGAAGGAACAATCGAGCGAATATTTTATGTGCGTAAATTCAAAGAAGGACTTTTGCATGATGTGGTGATTTTGGATTTTTCTAAAA
The Cyanobacteriota bacterium genome window above contains:
- a CDS encoding DUF561 domain-containing protein — its product is MNKRSRVLRDLAARTCLKVIAGINNFDKERVLQIVKAASQMKASCVDISAREDIVIEAVASAGDTAIMVSSISPVELIRAQELGADMLELGNFEALHDEGIFPTANEVLAWAKEIMDAKTTALISITVPGHLTVREQVELACQLEELGVDMIQTEGASLVETSSVGALGQIEKARLSLANTLEISKIVTNTFILTASGISPDTAKLAIASGAHGIGVGKYVNKLESELEMLAAISALKLALSTETASLAQC